In Stomoxys calcitrans chromosome 2, idStoCalc2.1, whole genome shotgun sequence, the following proteins share a genomic window:
- the LOC106087284 gene encoding uncharacterized protein LOC106087284, translating to MSHIPSWIEPKIFEKVLQQTVPKYKEIKSFKVYDALGPGENYVAIALKVQIKVMLTDYSLHTQSYFLKIAHDTDLYHNVMYKWNVFNKETEVYRHFIPDFEQMYRDVGVEVRFGPKIYELPVEHEYLLLEDLNSLQFRNVNRQNSLDSHHIKFMLKKLAQWHAASAVRVERKGPYNDIYLKGSINPDGEPLVRAIGGTAIQNVIKAVKDMKNKDIYYKKLLKMSEGYADFLLQNVEHNPNQFNVLNHGDFWCNNMMFQYDENKKINDAYIIDYQMLRYASPGDDLIYFYVTSVQLDLKVSRFDEFVKYYHDNLIDNLKLLKYSKPLPSLGEIHKMIYEAKAYGTFAAFSIMPAALANPVESATLDNLVGDSEESVEAKALVLKEERIQKHLEVTLPWMYYKGYFD from the exons ATGTCCCACATACCGAGCTGGATAgagccaaaaatttttgaaaaagttctTCAACAAACCGTGCCTAAATATAAGGAGATCAAATCGTTTAAGGTCTACGATGCCTTGGGACCGGGAGAAAATTATGTTGCGATTGCCCTTAAGGTGCAGATAAAGGTGATGTTAACCGATTATTCGCTGCACACGCAATCGTACTTTCTCAAGATAGCCCACGATACAGATCTGTACCATAATGTGATGTACAAATGGAATGTCTTCAACAAAGAAACGGAAGTCTATCGCCACTTCATACCCGACTTTGAGCAAATGTATCGCGATGTAGGTGTGGAGGTTCGCTTTGGTCCTAAAATTTATGAACTGCCCGTCGAGCATGAGTATCTGCTGTTGGAGGACCTTAATTCGCTGCAATTTCGAAATGTCAATCGACAAAATTCTCTCGATTCGCATCATATCAAATTTATGTTGAAAAAGTTGGCACAATGGCATGCCGCCTCGGCAGTTCGCGTTGAGCGAAAGGGACCCTATAACGATATTTATCTGAAGGGTTCCATTAATCCTGATGGCGAACCATTGGTGCGTGCCATTGGTGGCACAGCCATTCAGAATGTTATAAAAGCTGTAAAGGATATGAAGAACAAGGATATTTACTACAAGAAACTGCTAAAAATGAGTGAAGGGTATGCTGATTTCCTGCTGCAAAACGTAGAACACAATCCTAATCAGTTTAATGTTCTTAACCATGGTGATTTCTGGTGTAACAACATGATGTTCCAATACGATGAGAACAAAAAGATCAACGATGCCTACATTATTGATTATCAAATGCTGCGTTATGCCTCACCGGGAGATGATCTCATTTACTTTTATGTTACCTCAGTTCAATTGGATTTGAAAGTGTCCCGTTTCGATGAGTTCGTAAAGTATTATCACGATAATCTGATTGACAATTTGAAATTGTTGAAATATTCGAAGCCATTGCCCTCGCTGGGAGAAATACATAAAATGATTTATGAAGCCAAAGCTTATG GTACTTTTGCCGCCTTTAGTATAATGCCTGCTGCATTGGCAAATCCTGTGGAATCTGCAACATTGGACAATCTTGTGGGTGATtccgaggaaagcgttgaggCAAAGGCTCTCGTGCTTAAAGAAGAGCGTATACAAAAACATTTGGAAGTTACCCTACCTTGGATGTACTACAAGGGATATTTTGATTGA